Proteins from one Ahaetulla prasina isolate Xishuangbanna chromosome 2, ASM2864084v1, whole genome shotgun sequence genomic window:
- the COPZ1 gene encoding coatomer subunit zeta-1 isoform X2 produces the protein MEALILKPSLYTVKAILILDNDGDRLFAKYYDDTYPTVKEQKAFEKNIFSKTHRTDSEIALLEGLTVVYKSSIDLYFYVIGSSYENELMLMAVLNCLFDSLSQMLRKNVEKRALLENMEGLFLAVDEIVDGGVILESDPQQVLHRVAVRVLQSAKEQIKWSLLR, from the exons ATGGAGGCGCTGATCCTG AAACCATCTCTCTACACAGTGAAAGCCATTCTGATTTTAGACAATGATGGAGACCGTCTTTTTGCTAAG TATTATGATGACACCTATCCCACCGTCAAGGAGCAGAAGGCTTTTGAGAAGAATATTTTCAGCAAGACCCATCGGACAGATA GTGAGATTGCCCTCTTAGAAGGCCTGACTGTTGTTTATAAGAGCAGCATCGACCTGTATTTTTATGTTATCGGCAGCTCCTATGAAAATGAG CTGATGCTAATGGCTGTGCTCAACTGCCTCTTTGACTCACTCAGTCAGATGTTGCG AAAGAATGTGGAGAAGCGAGCTCTCCTAGAGAACATGGAAGGCCTTTTCCTGGCAGTGGATGAAATTGTGGATGGGGG GGTGATTTTGGAGAGTGATCCCCAGCAAGTGCTACATAGGGTTGCCGTACGT GTACTGCAGTCAGCAAAGGAACAGATTAAGTGGTCCCTTCTGCGATGA
- the COPZ1 gene encoding coatomer subunit zeta-1 isoform X1, with amino-acid sequence MEALILKPSLYTVKAILILDNDGDRLFAKYYDDTYPTVKEQKAFEKNIFSKTHRTDSEIALLEGLTVVYKSSIDLYFYVIGSSYENELMLMAVLNCLFDSLSQMLRKNVEKRALLENMEGLFLAVDEIVDGGVILESDPQQVLHRVAVRGEDVPLTEQTVSQVLQSAKEQIKWSLLR; translated from the exons ATGGAGGCGCTGATCCTG AAACCATCTCTCTACACAGTGAAAGCCATTCTGATTTTAGACAATGATGGAGACCGTCTTTTTGCTAAG TATTATGATGACACCTATCCCACCGTCAAGGAGCAGAAGGCTTTTGAGAAGAATATTTTCAGCAAGACCCATCGGACAGATA GTGAGATTGCCCTCTTAGAAGGCCTGACTGTTGTTTATAAGAGCAGCATCGACCTGTATTTTTATGTTATCGGCAGCTCCTATGAAAATGAG CTGATGCTAATGGCTGTGCTCAACTGCCTCTTTGACTCACTCAGTCAGATGTTGCG AAAGAATGTGGAGAAGCGAGCTCTCCTAGAGAACATGGAAGGCCTTTTCCTGGCAGTGGATGAAATTGTGGATGGGGG GGTGATTTTGGAGAGTGATCCCCAGCAAGTGCTACATAGGGTTGCCGTACGT GGGGAGGATGTCCCTCTCACAGAACAGACAGTCTCACAG GTACTGCAGTCAGCAAAGGAACAGATTAAGTGGTCCCTTCTGCGATGA